The Zalophus californianus isolate mZalCal1 chromosome 7, mZalCal1.pri.v2, whole genome shotgun sequence genome includes a region encoding these proteins:
- the TRIM27 gene encoding zinc finger protein RFP: MASGSVAECLQQETTCPVCLQYFAEPMMLDCGHNICCACLTRCWGAAETNVSCPQCRETFPQRHLRPNRHLANVTQLVKQLRTERPSGPGGEMGVCEKHREPLKLYCEQDQMPICVVCDRSREHRGHSVLPLEEAVDGFKEQIQNQLDHLKRVKDLKKRRRAQGEQARAELLSLTQMEREKIVWEFEQLYHSLKEHEYRLLARLEELDLAIYNSINGAVAQFSCNISHLSGLIAQLEEKQQQPTRELLQDIGDTLSRAERIRIPEPWITPPDLQEKIHIFAQKCLFLTESLKQFTEKMQSDMEKIQELREAQLYSVDVTLDPDTAYPSLILSDNLRQVRYSYLQQDLPDNPERFNLFPCVLGSPCFIAGRHYWEVEVGDKAKWTIGVCEDSVCRKGGVTSAPQNGFWAVSLWYGKEYWALTSPMTALPLRTPLQRVGIFLDYDAGEVSFYNVTERCHTFTFSHATFCGPVRPYFSLSYSGGKSAAPLIICPMSGIDGFSGHVGSHAHSMETSP, translated from the exons ATGGCCTCCGGGAGCGTGGCCGAGTGCTTGCAGCAGGAGACCACCTGCCCCGTGTGCCTGCAGTACTTTGCCGAGCCCATGATGCTCGACTGCGGCCACAACATCTGTTGCGCGTGTCTCACCCGCTGCTGGGGCGCGGCGGAGACCAACGTGTCGTGTCCGCAGTGCCGGGAGACCTTCCCGCAGCGGCACCTGCGGCCCAACCGGCACCTGGCCAACGTGACCCAGCTGGTGAAGCAGCTGCGCACCGAGCGGCCGTCGGGGCCCGGGGGCGAGATGGGCGTGTGCGAGAAGCACCGCGAGCCGCTGAAGCTGTACTGCGAGCAGGACCAGATGCCCATCTGCGTGGTGTGCGACCGCTCCCGCGAGCACCGCGGCCACAGCGTGCTGCCGCTCGAGGAGGCGGTGGACGGCTTCAAG GAGCAAATCCAGAACCAGCTGGACCACCTGAAAAGAGTGAAGGACTTGAAGAAGAGGCGCCGGGCGCAGGGAGAGCAAGCGCGGGCTGAACTCTTG agcctgacccagatggagagggagaagattgTCTGGGAGTTCGAGCAGCTCTATCACTCCTTGAAGGAGCATGAGTACCGCCTCCTGGCCCGCCTCGAGGAGCTGGATCTGGCCATCTACAACAGCATCAATGGCGCTGTCGCCCAGTTCTCCTGCAACATCTCCCACCTGAGCGGCCTGATCGCCCAGCTGGAAGAGAAGCAACAACAACCCACCAGGGAGCTCCTGCAG GACATCGGGGACACATTGAGCAG agcTGAAAGAATCAGGATCCCTGAGCCCTGGATCACACCTCCAGATCTGCAAGAGAAAATCCACATTTTTGCACAAAAATGTCTATTCTTGACCGAGAGCCTGAAGCAGTTCACAG AAAAAATGCAGTCAGATATGGAGAAAATCCAAG aATTGAGAGAAGCTCAGTTATACTCAG TGGATGTGACTCTGGACCCAGACACAGCCTACCCCAGCTTGATCCTCTCCGATAACCTGCGGCAAGTGCGGTACAGTTACCTCCAGCAGGACCTGCCTGACAACCCCGAGCGGTTCAATCTCTTTCCCTGTGTCTTGGGCTCTCCATGCTTCATCGCTGGGAGACATTACTGGGAGGTAGAGGTGGGAGATAAAGCCAAGTGGACCATAGGTGTCTGTGAAGACTCGGTGTGCAGAAAAGGTGGAGTCACTTCGGCCCCCCAGAATGGATTCTGGGCAGTGTCCTTGTGGTATGGGAAGGAATACTGGGCTCTTACCTCCCCAATGACTGCCCTCCCCCTGCGGACCCCTCTCCAGCGGGTGGGGATTTTCTTGGACTATGATGCTGGCGAGGTCTCCTTCTACAACGTGACAGAGAGGTGTCACACCTTTACTTTCTCTCACGCTACCTTCTGTGGGCCTGTCCGGCCCTACTTCAGTCTGAGTTACTCGGGAGGGAAGAGCGCAGCCCCTCTCATCATCTGCCCCATGAGCGGCATCGATGGGTTTTCTGGCCATGTTGGCAGTCATGCTCATTCCATGGAGACCTCCCCTTGA